Proteins encoded in a region of the Labrus bergylta chromosome 9, fLabBer1.1, whole genome shotgun sequence genome:
- the LOC136179999 gene encoding protocadherin gamma-A11-like, whose protein sequence is MARRGCSAWLERLVVVIVTLDLTLNVASAQLRYSIAEETKVGSVVGNVAKDLGLDSTALNARGFRIVSGSTDPLFHLNNHGILHVNRKIDREEVCEQISSCIVNIKTVLENPLEVHYVAIEILDVNDHSPTFPENETQLQISESALPGARFQLQGALDPDSDMYSIQQYRLSPNEHFRLEVKDRGKNGKIPVLYLHKPLDKETSRSHRLMLTAVDGGKPAKSGSMAILVNVLDVNDNMPVFAKDSYSAMLKENSPIGTTIMQVNATDLDDGLNGEVVYSFGDNVNNKLRKLFEVDPNTGTIIVKGLIDFEANDRYEIDIKASDKGQVALETEKSVVITIVDLNDNAPDIEVTSFSKAIPEDSKPGTTVALISVQDRDSGVNGKVICYISEDVPFTLTPSLQDNMYSIVTKSLLDREQQSTYDVTIIAKDGGEQPLSSQRTISVSVSDVNDNSPEFSTSPYTFYVVENNVAGASLFSVSAHDCDEADNALISYNIVRNGDEHKSFTSFLNINSENGDITALKSFDFETVKTFQFQVVATDSGTPSLSSNVTVNVFILDQNDNAPVILYPVSSNGSAEGVEEIPRNVNAAHLVTKVRAYDADIGYNGWLLFSLQEVTEHSLFALDRYTGQIRTLRSFTETDEAEQKLVILVKDNGNVSLSATATVIVKVVEPKEAFAASDVKSATNDDEESNVTFYLMITLASVSALFLISIIVLIAMQCSKSTDYTSKYLQETNYDGTLCHSIQYRSGDKRYMLVGPRMSIGSTIVPGSHANTLVLPDRRRTSTEKTSSMFGHSEQHVNKTVSRSGV, encoded by the coding sequence ATGGCACGACGTGGATGCAGCGCGTGGTTGGAGCGCCTGGTCGTTGTCATTGTTACCTTGGATCTTACTTTAAATGTTGCTTCGGCACAGCTACGATACTCTATTGCTGAAGAGACCAAGGTGGGTTCTGTTGTTGGGAATGTCGCAAAAGATTTAGGGCTGGACAGCACTGCTTTGAATGCCAGAGGCTTTCGTATCGTTTCTGGATCTACGGACCCGTTGTTTCATCTCAACAATCATGGCATCTTACACGTTAACCGAAAAATTGACCGAGAGGAGGTGTGTGAACAGATCAGCAGCTGCATTGTTAACATAAAGACTGTTCTGGAGAATCCGTTAGAGGTGCATTACGTCGCTATTGAGATTTTGGATGTAAACGATCACTCCCCCACCTTCCCCGAAAACGAGACTCAGTTACAGATATCTGAATCTGCTTTACCTGGGGCGCGATTTCAGCTACAAGGCGCCCTTGATCCAGATAGTGATATGTATTCTATTCAACAGTATAGGCTGAGCCCAAATGAACACTTTCGTCTGGAGGTTAAAGATAGAGGAAAGAATGGGAAAATTCCTGTATTGTATTTGCATAAACCACTGGACAAAGAAACTTCAAGAAGTCATAGATTAATGTTGACAGCAGTTGATGGAGGAAAGCCTGCTAAATCTGGAAGCATGGCAATTCTAGTTAATGTTTTGGATGTAAATGACAATATGCCAGTTTTTGCAAAAGACTCCTACTCTGCAATGCTGAAAGAAAATTCACCGATAGGCACAACTATCATGCAAGTAAATGCCACCGATTTAGATGATGGTTTAAATGGCGAGGTGGTTTATTCGTTTGGCGATAATGTGAATAATAAATTACGcaaactttttgaagttgaTCCTAACACAGGTACAATTATTGTTAAAGGGCTGATAGATTTTGAAGCAAATGACAGGTACGAAATTGATATTAAAGCTTCTGATAAAGGGCAAGTCGCcctggaaacagaaaaaagtgtTGTAATAACTATAGTGGACCTGAATGATAACGCACCTGACATTGAGGTGACATCCTTTTCCAAAGCAATTCCTGAGGATTCCAAACCTGGAACGACAGTAGCCTTGATAAGTGTGCAGGACAGGGATTCAGGTGTAAATGGAAAGGTGATCTGTTATATAAGTGAGGATGTACCTTTTACATTAACACCTTCTTTACAAGACAATATGTACTCTATAGTCACTAAATCTCTACTTGACAGAGAGCAACAGTCAACATATGATGTGACCATAATTGCAAAAGATGGTGGTGAACAACCTTTGTCATCTCAGAGGACAATTAGTGTGTCTGTATCAGATGTGAATGACAACAGTCCAGAGTTTTCAACAAGTCCATATACCTTTTATGTTGTTGAGAACAATGTAGCAGGAGcatctttgttttcagtgagtgCTCATGATTGTGATGAGGCTGACAATGCTTTAATATCATATAACATTGTAAGAAATGGGGATGAGCACAAATCATTTACATCTTTTCTCAACATTAACTCAGAAAATGGAGACATCACTGCACTGAAAAGTTTTGactttgaaacagtgaaaacgTTCCAGTTCCAAGTTGTGGCCACAGATTCTGGAACTCCGTCACTAAGCAGCAACGTCACAGTGAACGTGTTCATTCTGGATCAGAACGACAACGCTCCAGTCATCCTGTATCCAGTCAGCTCCAACGGTTCTgctgaaggtgtggaggagatTCCCCGCAATGTGAACGCAGCACACTTGGTGACTAAAGTCAGAGCCTATGACGCTGATATAGGATATAACGGCTGGTTactgttttcactgcaggaAGTGACTGAGCACAGTCTCTTTGCTTTGGACCGCTATACAGGACAGATCAGAACACTTCGCtcattcacagagacagacgaggCTGAGCAGAAACTGGTCATACTGGTCAAAGACAATGGCAACGTTTCCCTCTCTGCAACAGCTACTGTCATTGTCAAAGTTGTGGAGCCCAAAGAGGCTTTTGCTGCTTCTGATGTTAAAAGTGCAACAAACGATGATGAGGAGAGTAATGTCACTTTTTATCTCATGATAACTTTGGCCTCagtttcagcactttttctcATCAGCATCATCGTGCTCATTGCAATGCAGTGCTCCAAATCCACAGACTACACTTCTAAATACCTACAAGAGACTAATTATGACGGGACACTGTGTCACAGCATCCAGTACAGATCTGGAGACAAACGCTACATGTTAGTGGGACCCAGAATGAGTATTGGATCTACTATAGTCCCGGGCAGCCATGCCAACACACTAGTGCTCCCTGACAGGAGGAGGACATCTACAGAG